The Mucilaginibacter rubeus genomic interval AAAATCTTTGTGGTTGTATGTAGTACAGCAAACACTAACCATCAAATCCTGGCTTGTAATCATAAAGGGAATAAAAATAATTTAGGCTTATATAATTGGTTTTCTTGTTACCGTTGTTGCTATCGCGGTTAGATGCAATAATTAGTTATGCATTGCTTTGAGAACTGCACAGTGCTTCGCCATAAGACTCACATTATTTGTTTAATCGGGAAAGCTTATGATGTCAAAACGGCTTTCAAATTACACTTAAGCTTCGATCAAAATCAATAATTGCGAGTCGGCTAATACAGCATTTTGCTATATCAAATATATCTAATTGATATTCATTAATTGCCTCGCGTGCCTGATTGCTTCTGAAATTGTAAACTACATTTCATTTAGTTTACACACGTGTGCATGCGTGTAAATTTTAGGTGTGAACACGTGAAATCCTCGCGAAACGTCGGATCAGGAATGTCTTATAAATTCATCTTGAATAAAATTCACATAATTAACATTATGTTAAATAGTGTTTTTAAAAGAAAGGCCTTTCTCAAAGGCCCCTCTTTTTATTTCTTATCTGTTTGATTATTGATTGGCTGGTAATGCATCAATCTGAGCCTTTAATTTTGAAGCGTTAGCATCGTCTTTAACACCTAAATAATAGGTTCTTAAATTTTGTAACGCATCAAGTGATTTTGGCTGAAGTTCTACAGCTTTTGCTAAATATGGTTTAGCTTGCTCAAACTGAGCTTTAGCTTTAGCAATTGCAGCGTCATATTCTTTTTGTTTGTTGGCCGGTAATTTATTAGCAGCGTTATAAGCATCAATAGCCGGGTTGAGTATTACGTAACCGTAATTTAAATTAGCTTCAAAATAGTTTGGATCAATTTCTAAAGCTTTTTTATACATTTCACCAGCTTTAGTATATGCTTCTGCTTTTGATGCCTGTAATTTTGTTTTTGCAGCAGCATCTTTGGTAGCAGCAGCTTCTCTTGCGTAGTTGTCAGCTGTTTGTGAGTAAGTTAAGCCAGCGTAATAATACAAAGTTTTGTTTTTAGGATCATTTGCTAAAGCTGCCTGGATCTTATCGGTAACTTCTTTCTCTTTTCCTGTTTGAAGGCTGATTTCAATTTCGCGTTTACGAAGCTCGCTGTTTGCAGGATATTTGCTTACACCTTCCGATACGGTTTTAAGCGCACCTGCAGTATCTTTGCTTGCAAGGTATAATGAAGAAAGATCAAGGTAAACACCTGCATTTTTTGAATATTTTGTGGTTACCAGTTTGCTGTAGTTTGAAATTGCAGCAGGATAATTTTTACCGTTTGCAGCAGCAAGGCCTGTGTAATAAATAGCATTGGTATCTTCGGGCAATACAGTACGGTAAAAGTCAAATGATTTGTAAGCAAGATCATATTTACCCGCCGAGTATTCTTTAACACCTTTAGTTAATTGATATTGAGCCAGGTTTAAATACGCCTCATCAATCATTTTCTTGTTCTCGCCTTTTGTATCAACTTCTTTAGCTTTTCTTAAAGCTTCTTCAGCAGTGGTAAACAATGGTAATGAGGTAGTTGGCACAGTGTCCTGAACAGCTAACGCTGAATAAATTGAACCTTTTACAGCGTAAGTAAGTGGCAATGTGGCGGTTTTTTCATTGGCTGATGCTTTGTCAATTGACTCTTTTGCAGTAGTAAGGCTTTTGCCTGCCATTGATGCCATTGCCGCTTGACCCCTTAAGCCCGAATATTTTTCATATTCTTCTTTTGCCGTGTTTAATTCACCTTTTTGTGCAAAGGCTGTCGCTGAAACCAAGCCTAACAGGCCCGCCATCAAAAATTTGATTTTCATGATTATTATTGATTGGTTAACTGTTTTAGTTTATTGTTTATTCTGTCTAACTGATCCTGGTTATTAGTTTTCGCGTATGCCAATTGCAAAGCCTGCAAGCTGTTTGCATTGTTTGGCGAAATTTCATTAGCCTTTTCAAGCCATTGTATCGCCCTGCCCAGGTCCTGGATGCTCTTCTCCCCTTTTGTGGTTGCGCTTTGTTTTAAATATAATAAGCCCAAATTAAATACCGGATCAAAATATGTTCCGCTTAACTCAATCGCGTGCAGGTAAAGAGATTCTGCCTGATCAAATTTATCTAAATGATCGTAGCAATTTGCTGCAACGAACGCAATATCGGCGTTATTTGCATTAATATCAAGTAAAGGGCCAATTAGGGGCTCTAACGCTTTATAGTTTTTCTTATTGTTGTAGATATTGGCTTCGTCAAGTAATAAGAACCTGTCATTAGGTAAAATCTTTCTTCCCTTTTGAAGGATTTGCAAAGCTTTGGTCGTATCCCCTAACGACTTATAGATATTGGATGCTGTTTCGATATACTCGGTGCGGGCACTATCAACCTGGAGCATTGTTGTATAATATTTAGCCGCATCCTGCAAATTGCCGGCCTTGTTATTAGCAAAGGCTATGTAGGTATTGATTTGGTTCATCCCCGGAGCATACCGCTTTGCATTTTCAAATGCAGTTTTGGCATTTGGGAAATCCGAATTATTTACCGCCTCAAAGCCTTTGCGTATGTAAACATTTGCCAGGCACCGCTTGGTATAATCAAGTTCTGATTGATATTTGAAAATTTTATTCATTCCCGAAAGCCTGTCAACCAGTTTGGTTGTTTTATCAAGCATATCTGCCGGCATTCCAAGTTTGTTCAACGAATCGATATACAGGATACTTGAATTAACTATAGCCCTGTAAAGGTTCTTTTCAATATCAGCCGTGTCCGACTTAGTAATGATCAAACTATCTGCAGATTTTTTGGCGGCTGCCAAATACTTCAGGTCGCTTTTCTGTTTATAAAAAGCCAGGTTATTTACTACAACTTTAAGCGCTTCTTTTTGTGCGAAGGCAAAAGTTGTAGTAAAACTTGTAATTAAAACCGATAAAATGATCTTGCGGTAGTGCATATTTGTTATTCTGTTGTATTGTCAGTTGATGGTTCCGCGCCATTTTCAGCTGTATCACCGTCGCCTGTATTTTCGGCTTCGGTATCAGAGCCTTCAGCATTTTCATCGCCTTCTTTTACTTCCTCGTCTTCGTCGTGCTCAATTTTGGCTACTGAAGCTATCTCATCGTTGTTTTTAAGCGTTATCAGCCTTACACCTTGTGTTGCACGGCCCATTACCCTTAATTCGCTTACAGCTATACGGATAATAATACCTGATTTGTTGATGATCATCAGGTCTTCCTTATCTGTAACACCTTTTATGGCAACAAGGTTTCCGGTTTTTTCAGTAATATTAAGTGTTTTTACACCTTTACCGCCACGGTTTGTAACACGGTAGTCTTCAATATCGGTACGTTTACCGTAGCCTTTTTCTGATACCACCAATACTGTTGTTTCGGCATCGTCGATAGCTATCATGCCAACTACTTCGTCGTTT includes:
- a CDS encoding tetratricopeptide repeat protein — translated: MHYRKIILSVLITSFTTTFAFAQKEALKVVVNNLAFYKQKSDLKYLAAAKKSADSLIITKSDTADIEKNLYRAIVNSSILYIDSLNKLGMPADMLDKTTKLVDRLSGMNKIFKYQSELDYTKRCLANVYIRKGFEAVNNSDFPNAKTAFENAKRYAPGMNQINTYIAFANNKAGNLQDAAKYYTTMLQVDSARTEYIETASNIYKSLGDTTKALQILQKGRKILPNDRFLLLDEANIYNNKKNYKALEPLIGPLLDINANNADIAFVAANCYDHLDKFDQAESLYLHAIELSGTYFDPVFNLGLLYLKQSATTKGEKSIQDLGRAIQWLEKANEISPNNANSLQALQLAYAKTNNQDQLDRINNKLKQLTNQ
- a CDS encoding tetratricopeptide repeat protein gives rise to the protein MKIKFLMAGLLGLVSATAFAQKGELNTAKEEYEKYSGLRGQAAMASMAGKSLTTAKESIDKASANEKTATLPLTYAVKGSIYSALAVQDTVPTTSLPLFTTAEEALRKAKEVDTKGENKKMIDEAYLNLAQYQLTKGVKEYSAGKYDLAYKSFDFYRTVLPEDTNAIYYTGLAAANGKNYPAAISNYSKLVTTKYSKNAGVYLDLSSLYLASKDTAGALKTVSEGVSKYPANSELRKREIEISLQTGKEKEVTDKIQAALANDPKNKTLYYYAGLTYSQTADNYAREAAATKDAAAKTKLQASKAEAYTKAGEMYKKALEIDPNYFEANLNYGYVILNPAIDAYNAANKLPANKQKEYDAAIAKAKAQFEQAKPYLAKAVELQPKSLDALQNLRTYYLGVKDDANASKLKAQIDALPANQ